In one Streptomyces sp. NBC_00597 genomic region, the following are encoded:
- a CDS encoding uracil-xanthine permease family protein — protein MGLGVGWTLHGDGRTPAPGAVVRPDERLSWPRTAGLGAQHVVAMFGASFVAPVLMGLDPNLAIMMSGVATAIFLLATRGRVPSYLGCSLSFVGVAAAIRASGGDSAVVTGAVFVVGAALFLAGLAVRRFGARVIHAAMPPVVTGAVVMLIGFNLAPVTASTYWPQDQWTALLTMLFTGFAVVCLRGFWSRIAIFLGLLFGYGISWVFDLLFGKIHSTVGGAEAVDHWRLDLSGVGKADWIGLPSFHAPQFEWSAILIALPVVIALIAENAGHIKAVGEMTGDPLDDELGTAIAADGAASMLSTAVGGPPNTTYSENIGVMAATRVYSTAAYWAAAGFALLFGLCPKFGAVVAAIPGGVLGGITVILYGMIGLLGAQIWINGGVDLRNPLNLVPAAAGIIIGIGGVKLQLTDSFELGGIALGTIVAITGYHALRYLAPAHLKEQEPLLDSGTSAYDAGDADGNRAARDTRS, from the coding sequence ATGGGCCTCGGCGTGGGCTGGACCCTGCACGGAGACGGGCGGACCCCCGCCCCCGGCGCGGTGGTGCGGCCGGACGAGCGGCTGTCGTGGCCGCGCACCGCCGGGCTGGGCGCCCAGCACGTCGTGGCGATGTTCGGGGCGAGTTTCGTCGCGCCGGTCCTGATGGGCCTGGACCCGAACCTGGCCATCATGATGTCGGGCGTCGCGACGGCGATCTTCCTGCTGGCAACGCGCGGGCGGGTCCCCTCGTACCTGGGCTGCTCCCTGTCCTTCGTGGGCGTCGCGGCCGCGATCCGGGCGAGCGGCGGGGACAGTGCGGTCGTCACGGGCGCGGTGTTCGTGGTCGGCGCGGCGCTCTTCCTGGCGGGGCTCGCCGTACGGCGCTTCGGGGCGCGGGTCATCCACGCGGCGATGCCGCCGGTGGTGACGGGCGCGGTGGTGATGCTGATCGGCTTCAACCTGGCGCCGGTGACGGCGTCGACGTACTGGCCGCAGGACCAGTGGACGGCACTCCTGACCATGCTGTTCACCGGGTTTGCCGTGGTTTGCCTGCGCGGCTTCTGGTCCCGGATCGCGATCTTCCTCGGTCTGCTCTTCGGGTACGGCATCTCCTGGGTCTTCGACCTGCTCTTCGGCAAGATCCACTCGACGGTGGGCGGGGCGGAGGCCGTCGACCACTGGCGGCTCGACCTCTCGGGCGTGGGCAAGGCGGACTGGATCGGGCTGCCGTCGTTCCACGCCCCGCAGTTCGAGTGGTCGGCGATCCTCATCGCGCTCCCGGTGGTGATCGCCCTGATCGCCGAGAACGCCGGGCACATCAAGGCCGTCGGCGAGATGACCGGCGACCCGCTCGACGACGAACTCGGCACGGCGATCGCCGCCGACGGCGCCGCGTCGATGCTGTCCACGGCGGTGGGCGGCCCGCCCAACACCACGTACTCCGAGAACATCGGCGTGATGGCGGCCACCCGCGTCTACTCGACGGCGGCCTACTGGGCGGCCGCCGGCTTCGCGCTGCTCTTCGGCCTGTGCCCGAAGTTCGGCGCGGTCGTCGCCGCGATCCCCGGCGGGGTGCTGGGCGGGATCACGGTGATCCTGTACGGGATGATCGGCCTGCTCGGCGCCCAGATCTGGATCAACGGCGGGGTGGACCTGCGCAATCCGCTGAACCTGGTGCCGGCCGCGGCGGGCATCATCATCGGCATCGGCGGCGTCAAGCTGCAGCTGACGGACAGCTTCGAGCTGGGCGGCATCGCGCTCGGCACGATCGTGGCGATCACGGGCTACCACGCGCTGCGGTACCTCGCGCCCGCGCACTTGAAGGAGCAGGAACCGCTGCTCGACTCGGGCACCTCGGCGTACGACGCGGGTGACGCGGACGGGAACCGGGCCGCGCGGGACACCCGTTCCTGA
- a CDS encoding GDSL-type esterase/lipase family protein: MITEGTATHWLDPGPFLRGVAWLDKGRPVRADPADGMRLPWDTGERATLPIGVRLEFTAHAAHAVEIRYRATVPGPTDALRDLAHGFALWDRHGVVREVWTEPAAEAVVRIELPGGTGPFTLHPPEAQSPLILGLRGIGGTVAPAPPAPRWVVHGDSITEGWWSTRPAHGWPSVAGRALGWDTVNLGYAGAARGELATAEQIAGLPADVLTLAFGTNCWSRVPFSVPLLYETTRAFLDLVRQGHPRTPMLLLSPVLRPDAERTPNRLGATLGALRDAMERAARDRIAAGDDRLTLLPGRDLLGPEHLEDGLHPNDGGHQILGLAVVTALRRAGFGTG, translated from the coding sequence GTGATCACTGAGGGCACCGCCACGCACTGGCTGGACCCGGGGCCGTTCCTGCGCGGAGTCGCCTGGCTCGACAAGGGGCGCCCGGTCCGGGCCGACCCGGCTGACGGCATGCGACTGCCCTGGGACACCGGGGAGCGGGCCACCCTGCCCATAGGGGTGCGTCTGGAGTTCACGGCGCACGCCGCGCACGCGGTGGAGATCCGCTACCGGGCGACCGTGCCCGGGCCCACCGACGCGCTGCGCGACCTCGCGCACGGCTTCGCCCTGTGGGACCGCCACGGCGTGGTCCGCGAGGTCTGGACCGAACCGGCCGCGGAGGCCGTCGTACGCATCGAACTCCCGGGCGGAACGGGCCCGTTCACCCTCCATCCGCCGGAGGCGCAGTCCCCGCTGATCCTCGGCCTGCGCGGGATCGGCGGAACCGTGGCCCCGGCGCCGCCCGCCCCGCGCTGGGTGGTGCACGGCGATTCGATCACCGAGGGCTGGTGGTCCACACGGCCCGCCCACGGCTGGCCCTCCGTCGCCGGACGGGCCCTGGGCTGGGACACCGTCAACCTCGGGTACGCGGGCGCCGCCCGCGGGGAACTCGCCACCGCCGAGCAGATCGCGGGTCTGCCCGCCGATGTCCTCACCCTCGCGTTCGGCACCAACTGCTGGTCCCGCGTGCCCTTCTCGGTACCACTGCTGTACGAGACCACCCGCGCGTTCCTCGACCTGGTCCGCCAGGGGCATCCGCGGACCCCGATGCTACTGCTCTCCCCCGTACTGCGGCCGGACGCCGAGCGCACCCCGAACCGGCTCGGCGCCACCCTGGGCGCCCTGCGCGATGCGATGGAGCGCGCCGCCCGCGACCGGATCGCCGCCGGGGACGACCGCCTCACCCTGCTGCCGGGCCGTGACCTGCTGGGACCGGAGCACCTGGAGGACGGACTGCACCCCAACGACGGCGGACACCAGATCCTCGGCCTCGCTGTGGTCACGGCTCTGCGCCGCGCCGGGTTCGGTACGGGGTGA
- a CDS encoding WhiB family transcriptional regulator, protein MTDVSRLPGAAHHHWQWQLQAACRNLGPGRFYHPAGERGEEREDRDEAAKRVCAVCPVRAACLEHALRTREPFGVWGGLTEEERRALADPAHAAPAATRA, encoded by the coding sequence ATGACCGACGTCTCCCGGCTGCCCGGCGCCGCCCACCACCACTGGCAGTGGCAGCTGCAAGCCGCCTGCCGGAATCTGGGTCCCGGCCGGTTCTACCACCCCGCCGGTGAGCGCGGCGAGGAGCGGGAGGACCGCGACGAGGCCGCGAAGCGGGTGTGCGCGGTGTGCCCGGTGCGCGCCGCGTGCCTGGAACACGCGCTGCGGACCCGCGAGCCGTTCGGGGTGTGGGGCGGGCTGACCGAAGAGGAACGCCGGGCCCTCGCGGACCCGGCGCATGCCGCCCCGGCCGCCACGAGGGCGTAG
- a CDS encoding DUF5995 family protein, giving the protein MEAVLARMRALDDRLPAHDGVAVFNRVYLTVTETLHARITRGEFPAPRRAETLSVRFAERYLTAVEADRAPACWRPLLQYRRHPGVRPLQHALAGINAHIGHDLALAVVATCRALDCEPRALEADFDRVGDTLVSLEEHIREDLMPGPDLLEVADPLTHLLGSWSLDRARGAAWSAARLLWTLRRSPELAEEFTDSLDAGVGLVGRCLLTPTG; this is encoded by the coding sequence ATGGAAGCGGTGCTCGCGCGGATGCGCGCCCTGGACGACCGGCTCCCCGCGCACGACGGTGTCGCCGTCTTCAACCGGGTGTACCTGACGGTGACCGAGACCCTGCACGCGCGCATCACCCGCGGAGAGTTCCCCGCGCCCCGCCGGGCGGAGACGCTGAGCGTGCGCTTCGCGGAGCGGTACCTGACGGCGGTGGAGGCCGACCGGGCCCCGGCGTGCTGGCGGCCGCTGCTCCAGTACCGCCGCCACCCCGGGGTCCGGCCGCTCCAGCACGCACTGGCCGGGATCAACGCGCACATCGGGCACGACCTCGCGCTCGCGGTGGTCGCCACCTGCCGGGCACTGGACTGCGAACCGCGGGCCCTGGAGGCGGACTTCGACCGGGTCGGCGACACGCTGGTCTCCCTGGAGGAGCACATCCGGGAGGACCTGATGCCCGGCCCGGACCTGCTGGAGGTCGCGGACCCGCTGACGCACCTGCTCGGTTCGTGGAGCCTGGACCGGGCCCGGGGCGCCGCCTGGTCGGCGGCCCGCCTGCTGTGGACCCTGCGCCGCTCCCCCGAACTGGCGGAGGAGTTCACGGACTCCCTGGACGCGGGTGTCGGCCTGGTCGGCCGCTGCCTCCTGACCCCGACGGGCTGA
- a CDS encoding carbon-nitrogen hydrolase family protein produces MPPLRTALLQSSGRLGDTAENLKALDEAAQRAAQAGAGLLVTSEMFLTGYALDVPDVAALAEAADGMSARAIGEIARRHGVAVLYGYPERDGDTVYNAAQLIGPDGVRLANYRKTHLFGCFEQEAFTPGDTPVVQADLNGLRIGVMICYDVEFPENVRAHALAGTDLLLVPTAQMHPFQFVAEQLVPVRAFENQMYIAYVNRTGPEGEFEFVGLSCLASPDGVTRTRAGRGEELVIGEADPELLRASRETNPYLRDRRPGLYASLV; encoded by the coding sequence ATGCCCCCGCTGCGCACCGCCCTCCTCCAGAGCTCCGGACGGCTCGGCGACACCGCCGAGAACCTGAAGGCGCTCGACGAGGCCGCGCAGCGCGCCGCACAGGCGGGTGCCGGACTCCTCGTGACCTCGGAGATGTTCCTGACCGGCTACGCGCTGGACGTCCCCGACGTCGCCGCGCTCGCCGAGGCGGCCGACGGCATGTCCGCCCGCGCCATCGGCGAGATCGCCCGCCGCCACGGCGTCGCCGTCCTGTACGGCTACCCCGAGCGCGACGGCGACACGGTGTACAACGCGGCCCAGCTCATCGGCCCCGACGGGGTCCGGCTGGCGAACTACCGAAAGACCCACCTCTTCGGCTGCTTCGAGCAGGAGGCCTTCACGCCCGGCGACACCCCCGTCGTCCAGGCGGACCTGAACGGCCTCCGCATCGGCGTCATGATCTGCTACGACGTGGAGTTCCCGGAGAACGTCCGGGCCCACGCACTGGCCGGCACCGACCTCCTCCTGGTGCCGACCGCGCAGATGCACCCGTTCCAGTTCGTCGCCGAACAGCTCGTCCCCGTACGGGCCTTCGAGAACCAGATGTACATCGCGTACGTCAACCGCACCGGTCCGGAAGGCGAGTTCGAGTTCGTCGGACTCAGCTGCCTGGCGAGCCCCGACGGGGTGACCCGCACCCGGGCCGGCCGCGGCGAGGAGCTGGTGATCGGCGAGGCCGATCCCGAGCTGCTGCGCGCCTCGCGCGAGACCAACCCCTACCTGCGCGACCGCCGCCCCGGGCTCTACGCCTCCCTCGTCTGA
- a CDS encoding MFS transporter, which yields MTGETDLSPARLRHARFAIAAVFCTHGAVTGSFATRIPWIQEHAQLSAGTLGLALAFPALGAALAMPLAGRINHRFGARTALRGLLTLWTLSLILPSLAPNLATLCFALFVYGATAGMSDVAMNALGVETENRLGRSIMSSLHGMWSVGALLGSAAGTIAAHAGADARLHHLVAALALTAAGLVAARGVLDLRSAAEAEAPPHFTLPPKSALLIGAIGFCAVFAEGASLDWSAVYLRDVLDTDAGLAAASTTAFALTMAVARLAGDRVVDRFGSVRTVRAGGVLATAGGLIVVTVRHPAAAMAGFGLIGLGIAVVVPLAFAAAARSGPAPAQAIAGVATITYTSGLIAPSAIGAVADATSLVVSFALVTLLAFALVAGAAVLRQKPVTAGPAPADRDEPAGVRP from the coding sequence ATGACCGGGGAAACAGACCTCAGCCCGGCGCGCCTGCGCCATGCCCGCTTCGCCATCGCCGCCGTCTTCTGCACCCACGGGGCCGTCACCGGCTCCTTCGCCACCCGCATCCCCTGGATCCAGGAGCACGCCCAGCTCAGCGCGGGCACCCTGGGCCTGGCGCTGGCCTTCCCCGCACTGGGCGCGGCGCTCGCGATGCCGCTGGCCGGCCGGATCAACCACCGTTTCGGGGCGCGCACCGCGCTACGCGGGCTGCTGACGCTGTGGACCCTGTCCCTGATCCTGCCGAGCCTCGCCCCGAACCTGGCCACCCTCTGCTTCGCCCTCTTCGTCTACGGAGCGACCGCCGGGATGTCGGACGTGGCGATGAACGCGCTCGGCGTGGAGACCGAGAACCGGCTCGGCCGCTCGATCATGTCCTCGCTGCACGGCATGTGGAGCGTGGGTGCGCTGCTCGGCTCGGCGGCGGGCACGATCGCCGCCCACGCCGGGGCCGACGCGCGGCTGCACCACCTGGTCGCCGCGCTGGCCCTGACCGCGGCCGGACTGGTCGCCGCACGAGGAGTACTGGACCTGCGCAGCGCCGCGGAGGCCGAGGCGCCGCCGCACTTCACGCTGCCCCCGAAGTCCGCGCTGCTGATCGGCGCCATCGGGTTCTGCGCGGTCTTCGCGGAGGGTGCGAGCCTGGACTGGTCCGCGGTGTACCTGCGGGACGTGCTGGACACGGACGCCGGTCTCGCGGCCGCCTCGACCACCGCGTTCGCGCTCACCATGGCCGTCGCCCGGCTCGCCGGGGACCGGGTGGTGGACCGCTTCGGGTCCGTGCGCACGGTCCGGGCGGGCGGAGTGCTGGCCACCGCGGGCGGCCTGATCGTGGTGACGGTCCGCCACCCGGCCGCGGCGATGGCGGGCTTCGGCCTGATCGGACTCGGCATCGCTGTGGTGGTCCCGCTCGCCTTCGCGGCCGCCGCGCGCAGCGGGCCGGCCCCGGCGCAGGCCATAGCGGGCGTCGCGACGATCACGTACACGTCGGGGCTGATCGCGCCGTCGGCGATCGGTGCGGTGGCGGACGCGACCTCGCTCGTGGTGTCCTTCGCGCTGGTCACCCTGCTGGCGTTCGCGCTGGTCGCGGGGGCAGCGGTACTGCGGCAGAAGCCGGTGACGGCGGGCCCCGCACCCGCCGACCGGGACGAGCCGGCAGGTGTCCGGCCGTAA
- a CDS encoding GNAT family N-acetyltransferase yields the protein MAPDTDTAARATPVHVLDNPVWAALSGPSSAFAETGPRGLAARYLADTSPFVALADPQDPRAWADLAELAGPGSTVWITGLPTPPPGWTTETSIAGVQLDGGAVRAEAAPEAVLLGPADVSEMLELVGLTKPGPFARRTVELGTYLGIRHEGRLVAMAGERMRPPGWSEISAVCTHPDHRGRGLAGRLVRAVAAGIRARGERPFLHAAADNTGAIALYESMGFTLRRRPLFLGVRTPDERA from the coding sequence ATGGCGCCCGACACCGATACGGCCGCGCGGGCCACGCCCGTGCACGTCCTCGACAATCCGGTCTGGGCCGCGCTGAGCGGCCCGAGCAGTGCCTTCGCCGAGACCGGGCCGCGGGGGCTTGCGGCCCGGTACCTCGCCGACACCTCGCCGTTCGTCGCGCTCGCGGACCCGCAGGACCCTCGGGCCTGGGCGGATCTGGCCGAGCTGGCCGGCCCGGGCTCGACGGTCTGGATCACCGGCCTGCCGACCCCGCCCCCGGGGTGGACGACGGAGACTTCGATAGCGGGCGTGCAGCTGGACGGCGGGGCGGTACGGGCCGAGGCCGCGCCCGAGGCGGTCCTGCTGGGGCCCGCCGACGTGTCGGAGATGCTGGAACTGGTCGGCCTCACGAAGCCGGGGCCGTTCGCGCGGCGCACCGTCGAACTGGGCACGTACCTCGGGATCCGGCACGAGGGCCGGCTCGTCGCGATGGCGGGGGAACGGATGCGCCCGCCGGGCTGGTCGGAGATCAGCGCGGTGTGCACGCACCCGGACCACCGCGGCCGCGGCCTGGCCGGCCGCCTGGTCCGCGCGGTGGCCGCCGGGATCCGCGCACGCGGGGAGCGCCCGTTCTTGCACGCAGCGGCGGACAACACGGGAGCCATCGCCCTCTATGAGTCGATGGGCTTCACCCTCCGCCGCCGCCCGCTCTTCCTCGGCGTCCGCACCCCGGACGAACGGGCCTGA
- a CDS encoding Lrp/AsnC family transcriptional regulator has protein sequence MRLNDLDERIVHALAEDARRSYADIGSEVGLSAPAVKRRVDRLRAEGAITGFTVRVDPAAMGWETEGFIEIYCRHNTSPDDIRRGLERYPEVVSASTVTGDADALVQVFASDMRHFERVLERIAGEPFVERTKSVLVLSPLLRRFTSGAPA, from the coding sequence GTGCGACTGAACGATCTCGACGAACGCATCGTGCACGCCCTCGCCGAGGACGCCCGCCGCTCCTACGCGGACATCGGATCCGAGGTCGGACTCTCTGCCCCCGCCGTGAAACGGCGCGTGGACCGGCTGCGGGCCGAGGGAGCCATCACCGGCTTCACCGTCCGCGTCGACCCCGCCGCCATGGGCTGGGAGACCGAGGGCTTCATCGAGATCTACTGCCGCCACAACACCTCGCCGGACGACATCCGTCGAGGGCTGGAGCGGTACCCCGAGGTGGTGTCCGCGTCGACCGTCACCGGCGACGCGGACGCCCTCGTCCAGGTCTTCGCCTCCGACATGCGGCACTTCGAGCGGGTACTGGAACGCATCGCGGGCGAACCCTTCGTGGAGCGCACCAAGTCGGTACTGGTCCTGTCCCCCCTCCTGCGCCGCTTCACCTCGGGCGCCCCGGCCTGA
- a CDS encoding amino acid permease — MLDQGQAPPLSQETRKPVNPLMRRKPVERLVAEGGQGEGGTLRRSLTMWQLTMISIGATLGTGIFVVLGTAAPKAGPAVTISFVIAGLTALFSALSYAELAGSVPVSGSSYSYAYATMGELIAWICGWCLVLEYAVSVAAVAVGWGQYLNELLDGTIGVTIPEAVSAPLGEGGFINLPALVVVMLSMVFLMRGAKESATINSIMVAVKIVTLLLFIGIGVMGIKSGNYTPLAPLGVTGISAAASTLFFSYIGFDAASTAGEEAKNPKKDLPRAIMLSLGIVTVLYVLVAFVAVGAMPWQDFEGTEAALAQIMTDVTGTSVWGVVLAAGAVIAIFSVVFAVLYGQTRILFAMSRDGLVPKVFAKVDEKTGAPRANVVIVSLFCGVLAAFIPLGKLADATSIGTLFAFGLVNVAVIILRRTKPDMPRTFKVALFPITPILGFLACGFMMFSLDKATWMVFGGWMAVGLVVYFSYGIRRSRLATAEVATAEM; from the coding sequence GTGCTCGACCAGGGCCAGGCACCCCCGCTCTCCCAGGAGACGCGCAAGCCCGTGAACCCGCTGATGCGCCGCAAGCCCGTCGAGCGGCTCGTCGCCGAGGGCGGCCAGGGCGAGGGCGGCACGCTGCGCCGCTCGCTCACCATGTGGCAGCTGACCATGATCAGCATCGGTGCCACCCTGGGCACCGGCATCTTCGTCGTCCTCGGCACCGCCGCCCCCAAGGCCGGCCCCGCCGTGACGATCTCCTTCGTCATCGCGGGCCTGACCGCGCTCTTCTCGGCCCTCTCCTACGCGGAGCTGGCCGGCTCCGTGCCGGTCTCGGGCTCCTCGTACTCGTACGCGTACGCCACCATGGGCGAGCTCATAGCCTGGATCTGCGGCTGGTGCCTGGTCCTGGAGTACGCGGTCTCCGTCGCCGCCGTGGCCGTCGGTTGGGGTCAGTACCTCAACGAGCTCCTCGACGGGACCATCGGCGTCACCATCCCCGAGGCGGTCTCCGCGCCGCTGGGCGAGGGCGGGTTCATCAACCTGCCGGCGCTGGTCGTCGTCATGCTCTCGATGGTCTTCCTGATGCGCGGCGCCAAGGAGAGCGCCACGATCAACTCGATCATGGTCGCGGTGAAGATCGTCACGCTGCTGCTCTTCATCGGCATCGGCGTCATGGGCATCAAGTCCGGCAACTACACGCCGCTCGCCCCGCTCGGCGTCACCGGCATCAGCGCCGCCGCCTCCACCCTCTTCTTCTCGTACATCGGCTTCGACGCCGCTTCCACCGCCGGTGAGGAAGCCAAGAACCCGAAGAAGGACCTGCCGCGCGCGATCATGCTCTCGCTGGGCATCGTCACCGTCCTGTACGTGCTCGTCGCCTTCGTCGCCGTCGGCGCCATGCCGTGGCAGGACTTCGAGGGCACCGAGGCCGCGCTCGCCCAGATCATGACCGACGTGACCGGCACCAGCGTCTGGGGCGTCGTCCTCGCCGCCGGCGCCGTGATCGCGATCTTCTCCGTCGTCTTCGCCGTCCTCTACGGCCAGACCCGCATCCTCTTCGCGATGTCCCGCGACGGCCTCGTCCCCAAGGTCTTCGCCAAGGTCGACGAGAAGACCGGCGCCCCCCGCGCCAACGTCGTCATCGTCTCCCTCTTCTGCGGCGTCCTCGCGGCCTTCATCCCGCTGGGCAAGCTCGCCGACGCCACCAGCATCGGCACCCTCTTCGCCTTCGGGCTGGTCAACGTCGCCGTGATCATCCTGCGCCGCACCAAGCCGGACATGCCGCGCACCTTCAAGGTGGCGCTCTTCCCGATCACGCCGATCCTGGGCTTCCTCGCCTGCGGCTTCATGATGTTCAGCCTCGACAAGGCCACGTGGATGGTCTTCGGTGGCTGGATGGCAGTCGGCCTCGTGGTGTACTTCAGCTACGGCATCCGCCGCTCCCGACTGGCCACGGCAGAAGTGGCCACAGCAGAAATGTGA
- a CDS encoding NAD(P)/FAD-dependent oxidoreductase, with protein MTSTVPTTAVPHSDGQPPITMFGPDFPYAYDDFLAHPAGLGQIPATEHGTEVAVIGGGLSGIISAYELMKMGLKPVVYEADQIGGRLRTVGFEGAGTEGLTAEMGAMRFPPSSTALQHYIDLVGLVTEPFPNPLAEATPSTVVDLKGETHYAETIADLPQIYRDVAEAWNACLDEGADFSDMNQAMRERDVPRIREIWAKLVEKLDDETFYGFLCKSEAFQSFRKREIFGQVGFGTGGWDTDFPNSILEILRVVYTEADDHHRGIVGGSQQLPVRLWEREPEKIVHWAQGTSLSSLHEGTPRPAVTRLHRTAGNRITVTDSSGDIRTYRAAIFTAQSWMLLSKIACDDSLFPIDHWTAMERTHYMESSKLFIPVDRPFWLDKDEETGRDVMSMTLTDRMTRGTYLLDNGPDQPAVICLSYTWCDDSLKWLPLSANERMEVMLKSLGEIYPKVDIRRHVIGNPVTVSWENEPYFMGAFKANLPGHYRYQRRLFTHFMQDRLPEDKRGIFLAGDDISWTAGWAEGAVQTALNAVWGVMHHLGGSTDATNPGPGDVYDEIAPVELPED; from the coding sequence ATGACGTCCACGGTGCCCACCACCGCCGTCCCGCACAGCGACGGACAGCCGCCGATCACCATGTTCGGCCCGGACTTCCCGTACGCGTACGACGACTTCCTCGCCCACCCGGCGGGCCTGGGCCAGATACCGGCGACCGAGCACGGCACCGAGGTCGCCGTGATCGGCGGCGGGCTGTCCGGCATCATCTCCGCCTACGAGCTGATGAAGATGGGCCTCAAGCCCGTCGTCTACGAGGCGGACCAGATCGGCGGCCGGCTGCGCACCGTCGGCTTCGAGGGCGCCGGCACCGAGGGTCTGACCGCGGAGATGGGCGCCATGCGCTTCCCGCCCTCCTCCACGGCGCTCCAGCACTACATCGACCTCGTCGGCCTGGTCACCGAGCCCTTCCCGAACCCGCTCGCCGAGGCCACCCCCTCGACGGTCGTGGACCTCAAGGGCGAGACCCACTACGCCGAGACGATCGCCGACCTCCCGCAGATCTACCGCGACGTCGCCGAAGCGTGGAACGCCTGCCTCGACGAGGGCGCCGACTTCTCCGACATGAACCAGGCGATGCGCGAGCGGGACGTCCCGCGCATCCGCGAGATCTGGGCCAAGCTCGTCGAGAAGCTCGACGACGAGACCTTCTACGGCTTCCTCTGCAAGTCCGAGGCCTTCCAGTCCTTCCGCAAGCGCGAGATCTTCGGCCAGGTCGGCTTCGGCACCGGCGGCTGGGACACCGACTTCCCGAACTCCATCCTGGAGATCCTCCGCGTCGTCTACACCGAGGCGGACGACCACCACCGCGGCATCGTCGGCGGCTCGCAGCAGCTGCCGGTGCGCCTGTGGGAGCGCGAGCCCGAGAAGATCGTCCACTGGGCGCAGGGCACTTCGCTGTCCTCGCTGCACGAGGGCACCCCGCGCCCCGCGGTGACCCGCCTGCACCGCACCGCCGGCAACCGCATCACGGTCACCGACTCCTCGGGCGACATCCGCACGTACCGCGCCGCGATCTTCACGGCGCAGTCCTGGATGCTGCTGTCCAAGATCGCGTGCGACGACTCGCTGTTCCCGATCGACCACTGGACCGCGATGGAGCGCACCCACTACATGGAGAGCTCGAAGCTCTTCATCCCGGTGGACCGCCCGTTCTGGCTGGACAAGGACGAGGAGACCGGTCGCGACGTCATGTCGATGACCCTCACGGACCGCATGACGCGCGGTACGTACCTCCTGGACAACGGCCCGGACCAGCCCGCCGTCATCTGCCTCTCGTACACCTGGTGCGACGACAGCCTGAAGTGGCTGCCGCTGTCCGCGAACGAGCGGATGGAGGTCATGCTGAAGTCGCTCGGCGAGATCTACCCGAAGGTCGACATCCGCCGCCACGTCATCGGCAACCCGGTGACCGTGTCGTGGGAGAACGAGCCCTACTTCATGGGCGCGTTCAAGGCCAACCTGCCCGGCCACTACCGCTACCAGCGGCGCCTGTTCACCCACTTCATGCAGGACCGCCTCCCCGAGGACAAGCGCGGCATCTTCCTCGCGGGCGACGACATCTCCTGGACGGCGGGCTGGGCCGAGGGCGCGGTCCAGACGGCGCTGAACGCGGTCTGGGGCGTCATGCACCATCTCGGCGGCTCCACCGACGCCACCAACCCCGGCCCGGGCGACGTCTACGACGAGATCGCCCCGGTCGAACTGCCGGAGGACTGA